The following DNA comes from Agromyces mangrovi.
GCGTGCTCGCGCTCGTGACGCTCGACAACGGGCGCGACCACACCCGTCCGAACACGCTCGGGCCGAAGTCGCTGCTCGAGTACGCCGACACCCTCGACCGACTGGCCGAGCGGGCGAAGGCCGGCGACATCCATGCGGTCGCGGTGACGGGCAAGCCCTTCATCCTCGCCGCGGGCGCCGACCTGTCGAAGATCGCAGAGATCCCCAACCGCGAGATCGCCCTGCGGATGGCCCAGCTCGGCCACCACGCGCTCGGCAAGCTGCACACCGTCGGCGTACCGTCGTTCGCGTTCATCAACGGCCTCGCGCTCGGCGGCGGCCTCGAGATCGGGCTGCACGCCGACTACCGCACCGTGGACGCGTCCACGCCGGCCGTCGCGCTGCCCGAGGTGTTCCTCGGCATCGTGCCCGCGTGGGGCGGTGCGACGCTGCTGCCCAACCTGATCGGCATCGAGAACGCCCTCAAGGTCGTCATCGAGAACCCGCTCAAGCAGAACCGCACCCTCAAGGGCAAGGACGTGCTCGAGCTCGGCATCGCGGACCGCATCTTCGCGTCGGCCGCGTTCCTCGAGGACTCGATCCGCTGGGCCGACGACGTGGTCGCCGGTCGCGCGAAGGTCAAGCGTCCCAACGAGCCGGGCAAGGTCGAGCGCATGGTGAAGTGGGATGCCGCGATCGGCATCGCCACCAAGATGCTGAAGCGCCGCATCGGCGAGGTGCAGCAGTCGCCGTACGCCGCCCTCGAGCTGCTCAAGGGCGCGAAGGCGAACGACCGCGAGGCCGGATTCGCCGCCGAGGACGACGCGCTCGCCGACCTCATCGTCGGCGACCAGCTCCAGGCCAGCATCTACGCGTTCAACCTCGTGCAGAAGCGCGCGAAGAAGCCGGCCGGCGCGCCCGACAAGGCGCTCGCGAAGCCGGTCACGAAGGTGGGCGTCATCGGCGCGGGGCTCATGGCGAGCCAGTTCGCGCTGCTGTTCGTGCGCCGCCTGCAGGTGCCGGTGGTCATCACCGACCTCGACCAGGCACGCGTCGACAAGGGCCTCGCGTACATCCGCGACGAGATCGGCACGCTCGAGCAGAAGGGCCGCATCTCCCCCGACGAGGCCAACCGCCTGCGTGCGCTCGTCACGGGGACGACCGACAAGGCCGACTTCGCCGACTGCGACTGGGTCATCGAGGCCGTCTTCGAGGAGCTCGGCATCAAGCAGGACGTCTTCGCCGAGATCGAGCAGCACGTCTCCCCCGAGGCCGTGCTCGCCACGAACACGTCGTCGCTGTCGGTCGAGCAGATCGGCGCGAAGCTCGCCAACCCCGAGCGGCTCGTGGGCTTCCACTTCTTCAACCCGGTGGCCGTCATGCCGCTGATCGAGGTCGTGAACGCCCCGAAGACCGACGACGCCACCCTGTCGACCGCCATGGTGATCGCCGCCAAGCTCCGCAAGAACGCCGTCATCACGCGCGACACCCCCGGGTTCGTCGTGAACCGGGTGCTCGCGAAGGTGCTCGGCGAGACGATGCACGCGGTCGACGAGGGCACGCCGTTCGAGGTCGTCGACGAGTCCGTGACGCCCTTCGGGCTCCCCATGGGCCCGTTCGAGCTGCTGGAGCTCGTCGGCCTGAAGGTCGGCGCGCACGTGCTCGACACGCACCACGGCGCCTTCCCGGAGCGCTTCTTCGCGAGCGACAACCTGCACCGCCTCGCGGAGCACGGGAAGCTGCTCGAGCGCGACGGCAAGGGCAACGTCACGGGGTACGACAAGGGCGCGGTGAAGATCGTCGCCGGCGGCACGAACCCGATGACCGCCGAGGAGATCCGCACCCGGCTCGAGGACGGCCTGGCCGACGAGATCCACCGGATGCTCGAGGACGACGTCGTGCACGCGCCCGAGGACATCGACCTGTGCATGATCCTCGGTGCGGGCTGGCCGTTCCAGATGGGCGGCGCGACGCCGTACCTCGACCGGGTGGGCGCCAGCGAGCGCGCATTCGGCGACACGTTCCACCACCCGCCGGTCGCGGGCGTCGGCGCCTGACGCCGACGGCGGACACGGGAGAACGCCCCGGAGCTTCGGCTCCGGGGCGTTCGTCGTTCGTGCGGGAGGCCCGCGTCAGCGGGTCGATGCCTCCTCGTCGGCGGGCACGGCGCGCGCGTGCGGCAGCTTGCTGCCGAGCACCATCGCGGTCACGTCGCGCGCGATGTGCTGCGGCGTGAGGCCGACGCGCTCGAGGATGTCGCCGCGCGAGCCGTGGTCGAGGAACTCGTCGGGGAGCCCGATCTCGGTGACCGCGGTGTCGACGTCGGCCTCGCGGAGGTCCTGGCGGATGCGCGTGCCGATGCCGCCCACGCGCATGCCGTCCTCGATGCTCACGACGATGCGGTAGTCGCGCGCGAGCTCGACCACGCTGCGCGGCACGGGCACGACCCAGCGCGGGTCGACGACGGTCGCGCCGATGCCCTGGTCGGCGAGGCGCTCGGCGACCTCCAGCCCGATGCCCGCCATCGGGCCGACGGTCACGATCAGCACGTCTCGGCGGTCGGTCTCGCGCAGCACGTCGACGCCGTCGGGCGTGCGCCGCTCGGCCGGGTACTCGGTGCCCACGGACCCCTTCGGGAAGCGCAGCACCGTCGGGGCATCCTGCACCTGCACGGCCTCGTGCAGCTCTTCCGCGAGCCGCTCCGCGTCGCGGGGGCGGCGAGCCGGATGCCGGGCACGACCTGCAGGATCGCGAGGTCCCACACGCCGTGGTGGCTGGGGCCGTCGGGGCCGGTCACGCCGGCCCGGTCGAGCACGAACGTGACGCCCGCGCGGTGCAGCGCGACGTCCATCAGCACCTGGTCGAAGGCGCGGTTCATGAACGTCGCGTAGACGGCGACCACCGGGTGCATGCCGCCGAACGAGAGACCCGCGGCACTCGCCACGGCGTGCTGCTCGGCGATGCCGACGTCGAGCACGCGGTCGGGGTAGCGCTCGGCCATGCGGTGCAGGCCGGTCGGCCGCAGCATCGCGGCCGTGATGCCCACGATGCGGTCGTCGGCATCGGCGACGCGGACGAGCTCCTCGGAGAACACGCCGGTCCACGAGGGGGCGGATGCGGCGACGAGCGACTCCCCCGTCTCCGGGTCGATCTGCCCGACGGCGTGGAACTGGTCGGCGACGTCGCGCAGCGCGGGCTCGTACCCGCGGCCCTTCTCGGTGATCACGTGCACGATGACCGGCGTGCCGTAGTCGCGCGCCTGCACGAGTGCGCGCTCGACCGCCGCCTCGTCGTGCCCGTCGACCGGGCCGATGTACTTGATGTCGAGGTTCGAGTAGAGCGCCTCGTTGTTCGAGAAGCGGCTGAGGAACCCGTGCAGGCCGCCGCGCACCCCGCGGTACACCGCGCGAGCGGGGCCGCCGAGGCGGTCGAACGCGCGACGGCTCGACTGGTGCAGCTCGCGGTAGCCGCGCTTGGTGCGCACCGAGTTCAGGAACCGCGCCATGCCGCCGATCGTGGGCGCGTACGAGCGGCCGTTGTCGTTGACGACGACCACCAGGCGGCGGTTGTTGTCGTCGGTGATGTTGTTGAGCGCCTCCCATGTCATGCCGCCGGTGAGGGCGCCGTCGCCCACCACGGCCACCACGTGGCGGTCCTGCTGGCCGGTCATCTCGAAGGCGCGCGAGATGCCGTCCGCCCACGACAGCGAGCTCGACGCGTGCGAGCTCTCGACGATGTCGTGCACCGACTCGGAGCGCTGCGGGTAGCCGGCGAGGCCGCCGGTCGTGCGGATGCTCGAGAGGTCGCGACGACCCGTCAGCATCTTGTGCACGTACGACTGGTGGCCCGTGTCGAACACGATGGCATCCTTCGGCGACTCGAACACGCGGTGGATCGCGAGCGTGAGCTCCACGACGCCGAGGTTCGGGCCGAGGTGGCCGCCGGTCTGCGAGACGCTCGCGACCAGGTACTCCCGGATCTCTCGTGCCAGTCGTTCGAGTTCTTCGGCCGAGAGCCCGTCGAGGTCCCGGGGTCCGTTGATGGTCTCGAGCAGGGTCATGCAGGGTGCCTTTCCGGTGCGCCAGTGAGTGTCCGGTCGCCGTTGCCCGAGTCTACGCCGGGAGTCTGGGGAAGCGACGAGCGACCCGGCAGGACGTCGCCTGCCGGGTCGCTCGGGTGGTGTCGGACAGCGTCAGACGAGGCTGCGCAGCACGTACTGGAGGATGCCGCCGTTGCGGTAGTAGTCGGCCTCACCGGGCGTGTCGATGCGCACGACCGCGTCGAACTCGACCGTCTCCTTGCCCGCCGGCGAGTGCTCGCTCGGCGCGGCGACGACGTGCACCGTCTTCGGCGTGCTGCCCGCGTTCAGCTCCTCGAGGCCCGTGATCGACACGACCTCGGTGCCGTCGAGCCCGAGCGAGTCGGCCGACTCGCCGACCGGGAACTGCAGCGGCACGACGCCCATGCCGATCAGGTTCGAGCGGTGGATGCGCTCGAAGCTCTCGGTGATGACCGCCTTCACGCCGAGCAGGTTCGTGCCCTTGGCCGCCCAGTCGCGGCTCGAGCCCGAGCCGTACTCCTTGCCGCCGAAGATGACGAGCGGGATGCCCTGCGACTGGTAGTTCATCGACGCGTCGTAGATGAACGACTGCGGGCCGTCGGCCTGCGTGAAGTCGCGCGTGTACCCGCCCTCGACGTTGTCGAGGAGCTGGTTGCGGAGGCGGATGTTCGCGAACGTGCCGCGGATCATGACCTCGTGGTTGCCGCGACGCGAGCCGTAGGAGTTGAAGTCCTTGCGCTCGACGCCGTGCTCCACCAGGTACTTGCCGGCCGGGCTGTCGCCCTTGATGGCGCCCGCGGGGCTGATGTGGTCGGTGGTGACCGAGTCGCCGAGCTTCGCGAGCACGCGAGCACCCGCGATGTCGGCGACCGGGGTCGTGTCCATGGTCATGCCGTCGAAGTACGGAGGCTTGCGCACGTACGTCGACTCGGGGTTCCACTCGAAGGTCGCACCGGTCGGCGTCGGCAGCGTGCGCCAGCGCTCGTCGCCCTCGAACACGCTCGCGTACTGCGTCGTGAACATGTCCTTGTTGATCGATGCGTCGATGGTGTCCTGCACCTCCGAGGCATCCGGCCAGATGTCCTTGAGGTAGACCTCGTTGCCCTCGGTGTCGGTACCGAGCGGGTCGGACTCGAAGTCGAAGTTCATCGACCCTGCGAGCGAGTACGCGATCACGAGCGGCGGGCTCGCGAGGTAGTTCATCTTCACGTCGGGGTTGATGCGGCCCTCGAAGTTGCGGTTGCCCGAGAGCACCGCGGTCACGGCGAGGTCGTTCTGCTGCACCGCGGCCGACACCTCCTCGATGAGGGGGCCCGAGTTGCCGATGCAGGTGGTGCAGCCGTAGCCGACGGTGTAGAAGCCGAGGTCCTCGAGGTCCTGCGTGAGGCCGGCCTTCTCGTAGTAGTCGGTGACGACCTTCGAGCCCGGCGCCAGCGTGGTCTTCACCCACGGCTTGGCCTTCAGGCCCTTCTTCACGGCGTTGCGCGCGAGCAGGCCCGCGGCGAGCATGACCGACGGGTTCGACGTGTTCGTGCACGAGGTGATCGCGGCGATCGTGACCGAGCCGTGGTCGAGCGTGTACGAGGTGCCGTCCGCGGCATCCACCTGCGTCGGCTTCGACACCGTCTTCGGCGCGTGGCTCCGGTGGTGGTGCTCGTGGTGGTTGAACTCGTCCTCCGGCGTGTTGCCGGGCGGGTCGGATGCCGGGAAGGACTCGGAGATCTCGAGGTCGACCAGGTCGTGGTCGACGTCGGCGTAGTTGGTGAGGTCGGACTCGAACTGCGTCTTCGCCTCGGAGAGCACGATGCGGTCCTGCGGGCGCTTCGGGCCGGCGATCGACGGCACCACGGTGCCGAGGTCGAGCTCCATGTACTCCGAGAACGACGGCTCGTTCGCCGCGTCGTGCCACAGCGTCTGCGTCTTCGCGTAGTCCTCGACGAGTGCCACCTCGGCCTCGCTGCGGCCGGTGAGGCGCAGGTACTCGAGGGTGACGTCGTCGATCGGGAAGATGGCGGCGGTCGAGCCGAACTCCGGGCTCATGTTGCCGATGGTGGCGCGGTTGGCGAGGGGCACGGATGCCACGCCGGGGCCGTAGAACTCGACGAACTTGCCGACCACGCCGTGCTGGCGCAGCATGTCGGTGATGGTGAGCACGACGTCGGTCGCGGTGACGCCGGCGGGGATCTCGCCGGAGAGCTTGAACCCGACGACCTTGGGGATGAGCATCGACACGGGCTGGCCCAGCATGGCCGCCTCCGCCTCGATGCCGCCGACGCCCCAGCCGAGCACGCCGAGGCCGTTGACCATGGTGGTGTGCGAGTCGGTGCCGACGCAGGTGTCGGGGTAGGCGCGCGTCACGCCGTCGACGCCGCGCGAGTAGATGACCTTGGCCAGGTGCTCGATGTTCACCTGGTGCACGATGCCGGTGCCGGGCGGGACGACCTTGAAGTCGTCGAACGCGGTCTGGCCCCAGCGGAGGAACTGGTACCGCTCGCCGTTGCGCTCGTACTCGATCTCGACGTTGCGCTCGAGGGCGTTCTCGGTGCCGAACAGGTCGGCGATGACCGAGTGGTCGATGACCATCTCGGCCGGCGAGAGCGGGTTGATCTTGTTCGGGTCGCCGCCGAGGGCGACCACGGCCTCGCGCATGGTGGCGAGGTCGACGATGCAGGGCACGCCGGTGAAGTCCTGCATGACCACGCGGGCGGGCGTGAACTGGATCTCGGTGTCGGGGTCGGCCGTCGGCACCCACGAGCCGAGCGCCTCGATCTGCGCCTTGGTGACGTTCGCGCCGTCCTCGGTGCGGAGCAGGTTCTCGAGCAGCACCTTGAGGCTGAAGGGCAGCTTCTCGTACCCCGGAACCGTGTCGATGCGGTAGATCTCGTACGAGTCGTCTCCGACCCGGAGCGTGTCCTTCGCCCCGAAACTGTTCACTGCAGACACGTTGGCCTCTCCTTCGCTCGATGCGACCGGCGCGGACCGGCCCGCCTGACGATTCTCGCGGCCGGACAGGGCCGTCTGCCAGCAAGGGTAACCTAATCGCCGCGCCGCGGACCGGGCCTCTCGACCCGGCTCATTTATCTCGATGTCGAGATAACTGTATCACTCGCTCCGGTCGGCGCCGGACGGATACACGGCGCGCACCACGAGCCACGAGAGCACGAGCAGCACGGCGTACAGCGGCACGCCCATCAGCAATCGCGTGAGCGCGAGGCCCTCGACGTTCGCGGCGAGGTACAGCGGGAGCTGCACGGCCAGCCGGGCGACGAACAGCCCGAGCCAGAGCACGGTGAGCAGCTGCATCGCGCGGTAGCGGCGACGGTCGTGCTTCCAGGCCAGGCCGTCGCCCATCAGGAACCCGACGGCGAGCCCGAGCAGGGGCCAGCCCACGAGCAGCGAGATGAGGATCGCGGTCGCGTACGCGCCGTTGGTCCAGAGGCCGATGACGAAGTTGTCCTCGCCGCGACCGGTCCAGAGGGCGAGGGCGGCGGATGCCCCTGCTGCGACGAGGCCCGCGACGGCCTGCGTCACGGGCGTGCGTGCGATCAGGCGGGCGATCGTGAACACGACGGCGAGGCCGACCGAGCCGGCCAGCGCCGGGACGAGCTCGCCCCAGATCGCGTAGACGGTGAGGAAGACGAGCCCGGGAAGGATCGCCTCGCACAGCCCGCGGATGCCGCCCAGCGCACCGAGCAGCTCGCGTGCGGTGAGCGCCTCGTCGCGCGCCAGGCCGCCGAGGCCCGATCGTTCGGCCGCCTGCGCGAGCCCCGCGCCGATGCCCGCCGCGGCCTCGTGGGCTGCGAGGTCGTCCGCCTGCTCCCCCGGCTCGCGGTCGGGCTCGTCGCGGTCGCCGCGCGCGGGATCGGACACCGTGGTCACGGGGCGGTCGGCGGCTTCGCGCCGCCGCCCGAGCCCTGGGGCATGCGGAGCGGGATGAGGTCGCGCGGCGGCATCGGCGTGTTGCCGCGCACCACGACGATGCTGCGGAACAGGTCCTCCACCAGCGCGGCGGCCGCCGGGTCGACGGCGGCGTCGCCCGCGATCACGCCGCGCAGGAACCAGCGCGGCCCGTCGACGCCCACGAAGCGCGCGAGGCGGGTCTGCGCCGCCTGCTGCTCGGTGGCGGGCACCGGGATCTGCGCGAGCAGCTCGGGACCGAACGTGCCCTCACGGGGAGTGATCGTGCCGCCCTGGCCGGTGATCTGCGTGGAGATCTGCTCGCGGATCTCGTGCCACAG
Coding sequences within:
- a CDS encoding DUF3159 domain-containing protein, producing the protein MSDPARGDRDEPDREPGEQADDLAAHEAAAGIGAGLAQAAERSGLGGLARDEALTARELLGALGGIRGLCEAILPGLVFLTVYAIWGELVPALAGSVGLAVVFTIARLIARTPVTQAVAGLVAAGASAALALWTGRGEDNFVIGLWTNGAYATAILISLLVGWPLLGLAVGFLMGDGLAWKHDRRRYRAMQLLTVLWLGLFVARLAVQLPLYLAANVEGLALTRLLMGVPLYAVLLVLSWLVVRAVYPSGADRSE
- a CDS encoding 3-hydroxyacyl-CoA dehydrogenase NAD-binding domain-containing protein, coding for MTDYTKIDFTELEGLSDDEVVTHSYVRDVALSDGRVLALVTLDNGRDHTRPNTLGPKSLLEYADTLDRLAERAKAGDIHAVAVTGKPFILAAGADLSKIAEIPNREIALRMAQLGHHALGKLHTVGVPSFAFINGLALGGGLEIGLHADYRTVDASTPAVALPEVFLGIVPAWGGATLLPNLIGIENALKVVIENPLKQNRTLKGKDVLELGIADRIFASAAFLEDSIRWADDVVAGRAKVKRPNEPGKVERMVKWDAAIGIATKMLKRRIGEVQQSPYAALELLKGAKANDREAGFAAEDDALADLIVGDQLQASIYAFNLVQKRAKKPAGAPDKALAKPVTKVGVIGAGLMASQFALLFVRRLQVPVVITDLDQARVDKGLAYIRDEIGTLEQKGRISPDEANRLRALVTGTTDKADFADCDWVIEAVFEELGIKQDVFAEIEQHVSPEAVLATNTSSLSVEQIGAKLANPERLVGFHFFNPVAVMPLIEVVNAPKTDDATLSTAMVIAAKLRKNAVITRDTPGFVVNRVLAKVLGETMHAVDEGTPFEVVDESVTPFGLPMGPFELLELVGLKVGAHVLDTHHGAFPERFFASDNLHRLAEHGKLLERDGKGNVTGYDKGAVKIVAGGTNPMTAEEIRTRLEDGLADEIHRMLEDDVVHAPEDIDLCMILGAGWPFQMGGATPYLDRVGASERAFGDTFHHPPVAGVGA
- the acnA gene encoding aconitate hydratase AcnA, which gives rise to MSAVNSFGAKDTLRVGDDSYEIYRIDTVPGYEKLPFSLKVLLENLLRTEDGANVTKAQIEALGSWVPTADPDTEIQFTPARVVMQDFTGVPCIVDLATMREAVVALGGDPNKINPLSPAEMVIDHSVIADLFGTENALERNVEIEYERNGERYQFLRWGQTAFDDFKVVPPGTGIVHQVNIEHLAKVIYSRGVDGVTRAYPDTCVGTDSHTTMVNGLGVLGWGVGGIEAEAAMLGQPVSMLIPKVVGFKLSGEIPAGVTATDVVLTITDMLRQHGVVGKFVEFYGPGVASVPLANRATIGNMSPEFGSTAAIFPIDDVTLEYLRLTGRSEAEVALVEDYAKTQTLWHDAANEPSFSEYMELDLGTVVPSIAGPKRPQDRIVLSEAKTQFESDLTNYADVDHDLVDLEISESFPASDPPGNTPEDEFNHHEHHHRSHAPKTVSKPTQVDAADGTSYTLDHGSVTIAAITSCTNTSNPSVMLAAGLLARNAVKKGLKAKPWVKTTLAPGSKVVTDYYEKAGLTQDLEDLGFYTVGYGCTTCIGNSGPLIEEVSAAVQQNDLAVTAVLSGNRNFEGRINPDVKMNYLASPPLVIAYSLAGSMNFDFESDPLGTDTEGNEVYLKDIWPDASEVQDTIDASINKDMFTTQYASVFEGDERWRTLPTPTGATFEWNPESTYVRKPPYFDGMTMDTTPVADIAGARVLAKLGDSVTTDHISPAGAIKGDSPAGKYLVEHGVERKDFNSYGSRRGNHEVMIRGTFANIRLRNQLLDNVEGGYTRDFTQADGPQSFIYDASMNYQSQGIPLVIFGGKEYGSGSSRDWAAKGTNLLGVKAVITESFERIHRSNLIGMGVVPLQFPVGESADSLGLDGTEVVSITGLEELNAGSTPKTVHVVAAPSEHSPAGKETVEFDAVVRIDTPGEADYYRNGGILQYVLRSLV
- a CDS encoding DUF3710 domain-containing protein; its protein translation is MSDIENVDDRPVDHPKSAPEDRETAGPLDESEANPVRPYVDLGGVKVLPREGLHLRLEVEESTKRVVAISLDYANSTLQVQPFAAPRSSGLWHEIREQISTQITGQGGTITPREGTFGPELLAQIPVPATEQQAAQTRLARFVGVDGPRWFLRGVIAGDAAVDPAAAALVEDLFRSIVVVRGNTPMPPRDLIPLRMPQGSGGGAKPPTAP